One region of Oryza glaberrima chromosome 7, OglaRS2, whole genome shotgun sequence genomic DNA includes:
- the LOC127779937 gene encoding SKP1-like protein 5, with translation MAAEKEEVADAAAAGSGSDTILLISSDGEHFNVPSAAASLSQLVSNMIEDDCTTNGVPLPNVASKVLAKVIEYCIKHAAAGEEEEKDLKSFDAEFIDVDKNMLYDLLLASNFMNIKSLLDLCCQHTANLIKGKSPEQIRKEFGIKNDFTPEEEEEIRKENTWAFE, from the coding sequence ATGGCGGCAGAGAAGGAGGAggttgccgacgccgccgccgccggcagcggcagcgacacAATCCTCCTAATCAGCTCCGACGGCGAGCACTTCAACgtgccgtcggcggcggcgagcctgtCACAGCTCGTCTCCAACATGATCGAGGACGACTGCACGACGAACGGGGTGCCTCTCCCCAACGTCGCCTCCAAGGTCCTCGCCAAGGTCATCGAATACTGCAtcaagcacgccgccgccggggaggaggaggagaaggatcTGAAGAGCTTCGACGCCGAGTTCATCGACGTGGACAAGAACATGCTGTACGATCTGCTCCTGGCGTCCAATTTCATGAACATCAAGAGCTTGCTGGATTTGTGCTGCCAGCACACGGCGAACCTGATCAAAGGCAAGTCGCCGGAGCAGATCAGGAAGGAGTTTGGGATCAAGAACGACTtcacgccggaggaggaggaggaaatccGCAAGGAGAACACATGGGCCTTCGAGTAG
- the LOC127779527 gene encoding LRR receptor-like serine/threonine-protein kinase GHR1 produces the protein MGILGSFLVLLLLAAPAFGQLPSQDILALLAFKKGITHDPAGFITDSWNDESIDFNGCPASWNGIVCNGANVAGVVLDGHGISGVADLSVFVNLTMLVKLSMANNNLSGSLPSNVGSLKSLKFMDISNNRFSGPIPDNIGNLRSLQNLSLARNNFSGPLPDSIDGLASLQSLDVSGNSLSGPLPSSLKGLRSMVALNLSYNAFTKGIPSGLGLLVNLQSLDLSWNQLEGGVDWKFLIESTVAHVDFSGNLLTSTTPKELKFLADISETVLYLNLSNNKLTGSLIDGVELSTFGRLKVLDLSHNQLSGDLPGFNYVYDLEVLRLANNAFTGFVPSGLLKGDSLVLSELDLSANNLTGHINMITSTTLQVINLSSNALFGDLPMLAGSCTVLDLSNNKFKGNLSVIAKWSNDLEYVDLSQNNLTGTIPDVSSQFLRLNYLNLSHNSLADTIPEAVVQYPKLTVLDLSSNQFRGPIPANLLTSSMLQELYIHDNMLSGGLLFPGSSSKNLSLQVLDISGNHFNGSLPDEIASLPSLQALDISTNNFSGPLPASITKLAALTALDISINQFTGSLPDALPDTLQSFNASYNDLSGVVPVNLRKFPESSFHPGNSRLEYPASSSGSGSSSGSTGGRSLSAAAKIALIAASIVALVILILVAIVCHYKQISRQFPSSEKVSDKNLHKTSKDMASTKGKDDKGGLVVSADELGAPRKGSTSEALSQEEKLSGVGGFSPSKGSRFSWSPDSGEAYTQEGLARLDVRSPDRLAGELHFLDETITLTPEELSRAPAEVLGRSSHGTSYRATLENGVFLTVKWLREGVARPKKEFSKEAKKFANIRHPNVVGLRGYYWGPTAHEKLILSDYVSPGSLASFLYDRPGRRGPPLTWAQRLKIAVDVARGLNYLHFDRAMPHGNLKATNILLDGLDLNARVADYCLHRLMTQAGVVEQILDLGVLGYRAPELAASKKPSPSFKSDVYAFGVVLLELLTGRCAGDVVSGSEGGVDLTDWVRLRVAEGRGSDCFDPAMASDSENQVSVKGMKDVLGIALRCIRPVSERPGIKSVYEDLSSI, from the exons ATGGGGATTCTTGGGAGTTTCTTGGTGCTGCTCCTGCTTGCTGCCCCTGCATTTGGCCAGCTACCTTCACAGGACATCCTTGCGCTCCTTGCTTTCAAGAAGGGCATCACTCATGACCCTGCTGGATTCATCACCGATTCGTGGAATGACGAGTCGATTGATTTCAATGGCTGTCCGGCCTCCTGGAATGGCATTGTGTGTAATGGCGCAAACGTGGCAGGGGTTGTGCTTGATGGCCATGGCATCTCCGGTGTCGCCGATCTGTCCGTGTTCGTCAATCTGACTATGCTTGTGAAGCTCTCTATGGCCAATAACAATCTGTCTGGAAGCCTCCCGAGCAATGTGGGTAGTCTGAAGAGCCTGAAGTTCATGGATATCTCAAACAACCGGTTCTCAGGGCCGATTCCTGATAACATTGGCAATCTCCGGAGCCTGCAGAACCTGTCGCTTGCCAGGAACAACTTCTCAGGGCCACTGCCTGACTCCATCGATGGGCTTGCGTCGCTTCAGTCACTGGATGTGAGTGGAAACTCTTTGTCAGGTCCATTGCCTTCATCTCTGAAAGGTCTCCGCAGCATGGTTGCTCTGAACCTCTCATACAATGCCTTCACAAAGGGCATCCCATCTGGGCTTGGCCTTCTTGTGAATCTCCAATCTTTGGATCTAAGCTGGAATCAATTGGAAGGCGGTGTTGATTGGAAATTCTTGATTGAGTCAACTGTTGCTCATGTTGACTTCAGTGGGAACTTGCTCACCAGTACCACCCCCAAAGAGCTCAAGTTCCTGGCAGATATTTCAGAGACAGTTCTATATCTCAACTTGAGCAACAATAAGTTGACTGGGTCATTGATTGATGGAGTTGAGCTCTCGACATTTGGGAGATTGAAGGTGCTTGATCTGAGCCATAATCAGTTATCTGGAGACTTGCCAGGGTTCAATTATGTCTATGATCTTGAAGTTTTGCGACTCGCAAACAATGCATTCACGGGGTTTGTACCTAGTGGACTTCTGAAAGGGGATTCTCTGGTTCTCAGTGAGCTGGACCTGAGTGCAAATAATCTGACTG GACACATCAATATGATCACATCGACCACCTTGCAAGTTATTAATCTTTCCTCCAATGCTCTCTTTGGGGATCTTCCAATGCTTGCTGGAAGCTGCACTGTGTTAGATCTGTCAAATAACAAGTTTAAAGGAAATTTGTCAGTTATTGCCAAATGGAGCAATGATTTGGAGTATGTTGATCTTAGCCAGAACAATCTAACTGGAACAATTCCTGATGTGAGCTCTCAATTCCTTCGCTTGAACTACCTGAATCTTTCCCATAATTCCCTAGCTGACACCATCCCTGAAGCTGTTGTTCAGTACCCCAAACTCACTGTCCTTGATCTCAGCTCCAATCAGTTCAGAGGTCCTATTCCTGCTAATTTACTCACTTCGTCCATGCTGCAAGAGCTCTACATCCACGACAATATGCTTAGTGGAGGTCTATTATTTCCAGGATCGTCATCAAAAAATCTGAGTCTTCAAGTTCTTGATATTTCTGGAAATCACTTTAATGGCAGCCTCCCTGATGAAATAGCGTCTTTACCTAGCCTCCAAGCTCTTGATATATCTACAAACAATTTCTCTGGTCCTTTGCCAGCCTCTATCACCAAGCTTGCAGCGCTCACTGCTCTTGACATATCAATAAACCAGTTCACTGGGTCATTGCCTGATGCACTTCCAGATACATTGCAATCATTCAATGCCTCTTATAATGATCTATCTGGTGTTGTTCCGGTGAACTTGAGGAAGTTTCCAGAATCTTCCTTCCATCCAGGGAACTCGAGACTAGAGTATCCTGCAAGCTCTTCTGGGTCTGGCAGTTCCTCTGGTTCAACCGGTGGCAGGTCACTCAGTGCAGCAGCTAAAATAGCACTTATAGCAGCTAGTATTGTTGCTCTTGTCATTCTTATCCTTGTTGCCATTGTTTGCCATTACAAGCAAATCTCACGGCAGTTCCCTAGCTCAGAAAAGGTTTCAGACAAGAACCTCCACAAGACTAGCAAAGACATGGCCAGTACAAAAGGAAAGGATGACAAAGGTGGTTTGGTGGTCTCAGCAGATGAGCTTGGTGCTCCTCGAAAGGGCTCTACATCTGAAGCACTAAGCCAAGAAGAGAAGTTGTCAGGTGTAGGGGGATTTTCCCCATCCAAAGGTAGCCGCTTCTCTTGGTCACCAGATTCTGGAGAGGCATACACCCAGGAAGGCCTGGCACGGTTGGATGTCAGATCACCTGACAGGTTAGCAGGGGAGTTGCACTTCCTGGATGAAACAATCACACTGACACCGGAGGAATTGTCAAGGGCACCGGCTGAGGTTCTTGGGAGGAGCAGCCACGGGACTTCGTACAGAGCAACACTTGAGAATGGTGTCTTCCTAACAGTGAAATGGCTGAGGGAAGGTGTTGCAAGGCCCAAGAAAGAGTTCTCGAAGGAGGCCAAGAAGTTTGCAAACATTAGGCATCCCAATGTTGTTGGCTTGCGTGGTTACTACTGGGGTCCAACAGCACATGAAAAACTGATCTTGTCGGATTATGTTTCGCCAGGAAGTCTTGCGAGCTTTTTGTACG ATCGTCCAGGAAGGAGAGGTCCTCCACTGACCTGGGCGCAACGGCTGAAGATCGCAGTTGATGTCGCCCGTGGCCTGAACTACCTCCATTTCGACCGAGCGATGCCTCATGGAAACCTCAAGGCTACCAACATCTTGTTGGACGGACTTGACCTCAATGCCCGTGTCGCTGACTACTGCCTGCACCGCCTGATGACCCAGGCTGGAGTCGTTGAGCAGATCCTCGACCTGGGCGTGCTAGGCTACCGTGCCCCAGAGCTAGCAGCGTCCAAGAAGCCATCTCCCTCGTTCAAGTCTGACGTGTACGCCTTCGGTGTTGTGCTGCTGGAGCTCCTAACTGGCAGGTGTGCTGGGGATGTCGTCTCGGGTTCTGAAGGTGGTGTTGACCTGACTGATTGGGTCCGTCTGCGGGTGGCTGAAGGTCGGGGATCAGATTGCTTTGATCCAGCCATGGCTTCAGATTCTGAGAACCAAGTTTCTGTCAAGGGCATGAAGGATGTGCTGGGCATTGCCTTGAGATGCATCCGGCCGGTCTCTGAAAGACCTGGGATCAAGTCTGTGTATGAGGATCTTTCATCAATCTAG